The Nitrospira sp. genome includes the window ATCTCGATGCGCGTCCATACCCACGTGGGCGAGGGCATCGAGGGCAATGGCCTGGTCCTTCTTGGTCGTTCGTTTGAAGAGGCCCAAGGTGCCGTAGCGACCCATCATGACGGTTTCAAGGACGGTGACCGGAAAGTTCCGATCGACGACGCCCTTCTGAGGAAGGTAGCCGATCTGGGCTCGGTGGTGGCAACGTAGCTCGCCGCAGGCGCAATCAAATATACGCAAATGTCCGCTCAGTGGCGCCATGAGGCCCAACACCGCACGGCAGAGCGTAGTCTTGCCTGAGCCGTTGGGCCCGATGACGCCGACAAACTCTCCCATGCCGATGGAGAGCGAAATATCCTGGAGCGCAATGACTCCGGGAAAGCCAAAGGTCGCGTGGTCAAATTGGATAATCGGGTTGGATGATTCGGACACGGAAAACTAGGCTCCTTCCGGCGCTGAGCCGCACCAAGGACGATCGTTATGTCGCCTCCAGTGCGTTGGCCAATTGGAGCACATTATAGCGAAGCATGTCGAGGTAGGTCTCGGTGCCGGGGAGTCCGCCCGGTAGTGTTGTGAGGACAATCACGCGGGTTTTGGCTTCTTTCGCCAAGAGTTCAGGGATCCGCTGGCTCAACTGGATTTCGGAGACGATGACCTTGATACGGTCC containing:
- a CDS encoding metal ABC transporter ATP-binding protein, giving the protein MSESSNPIIQFDHATFGFPGVIALQDISLSIGMGEFVGVIGPNGSGKTTLCRAVLGLMAPLSGHLRIFDCACGELRCHHRAQIGYLPQKGVVDRNFPVTVLETVMMGRYGTLGLFKRTTKKDQAIALDALAHVGMDAHRDSALGHLSGGQQQRVFIARALAQQPKVLLLDEPTTGLDITTQHNVIELVAHLHKELGLTVLLITHDINMIRPHVDRLVLLKTRLFAAGLPAEVLKPDILRQVYGKDLVITEKDLVIVEDYHHRH